ATAATCAACTCATTCCCCGCCGTAATTTGTACCTGACCAAACAGCATCAAAGCCGTACGGTCAGGCACGGCTTTGATGCTGTTTGGCTGGTGTGGATAAGATGACGCATGGGATGGCAGCTAGGCGGAAACCGCCATCGACAAGACTTACAGCTTTGATGTCAACCGGGTTTTGCTGCAGTACCCGGCTTCAATGCGAATTGAATCCGACCATTTGGTTACGGCTTTTCCTTTCATGGTGGCAATGGCATCCAGCGAATAGCTTCCCGCGGGCTGGCTAATGCGCAAAATGCTGGCGGAGGTTTCCGTCTCGCAGGCGGGGGAGCTGGCCTCTGCATACGATTTTGTCAGGACGCCGACGGTTTTGCCGTTTAGCTTCACTTCAACCTGATCGAATTTAGCGCCATTCAGGCTGGTGTAAATCAGGTACGTACCAAGGTTTTCCGGTTTAATTTCTTCCTTGTCTTTACAGCTGACAACGGCGAAAAGCGTAACGAGGGCTAACAGGACTTTTTTCATGACAGTAGTAATTTGTTGTTTGTGTTTGATTAATGCATCAAAAGTAGCCACAACAACTACCGGCAACGGACACCGCCCGCCGACCCGGATGAATTACCCCCTACAGCCGATGAAAATGAGACGAGACGTACCGTATTATTGAACGGCAAGAGCCAAAAGTTAGCAGGCAAGAGTTACGAATGATGCGTTGTGAGCTGGCTACCACAGCGCTTTTCATACCGCATCCTTCCCTAGAAGTTTCGGGCGGAGAGGAGCCACGAGTACGGATTTCGGGGAATTGGGAGCCCGTCTTCCTGAATTTGCAGGTACATCAGGTGCAAGTGAGTCGGTGAGCGGGTAGCGTAGGCGTTATAACCGGTGCGGCCCACTTCACTAATTTTCTGACCCGACTGAACCCAATCACCCGGCCGCACGAGCACGGCATTGTTGTGGGCGTAGTACCACAAACCGTCGAGGATGGGGTCGTAAATCCAGATCCAGTTGCCGCCCCGGTATTCCTGACCCGGCGTCCAGGCAGTTTCGATGGCCAGCACCACTCCGCTGGTCATGGCCAGCACATCGGCGGGGCGGTCGGTATGGTCGTCGATGCAATCCTGATCGCGGTCAACAATAAAAATATCCTGCGCGGGATGGCTCCCACGAACGTTGTAATCAAACAAATCGAAGCCTTTGCCCCGGTATCCCTCTCCGTGTCGCCCCCCGATGGCGTCGGCCGTGTAGTTGCGCAGCGGAAAGGAAAAATAAGCCGTCCGCAGCAAACTATCCCGGTGCGTACTGTCGAGTCGGAACGGTTCGGCGGAGCGAAATTTAGTCCGCAGGCCCAGCATAATATCACTGAAGATTTTCCGGGCGGAATCCGGCAGTACGCTTTCTTCCCGAATCTGCGTGTAAAGCTGCTGGAATTGCTGACACATGGAATCGACGCGCGGCAGGTCCGATCCTGACCAGACCACGGTTTGCGAAGAGGCCGAGTTTGACAATCCAATCCATAAAGCACTGAGGATGCCGACCCACCGCATAGTTTTCCAAAATCCTGATTTCACCTTGATTGGCTGTATTCTATCTTATTTCAAGATCGAAAAATAAGAAAAAAGTCGTAAACAACGGTTATTCAGGACACGTAATGCGGTAGAATCGGTAGGTCAGGCTGAGGCCC
This Larkinella insperata DNA region includes the following protein-coding sequences:
- a CDS encoding M23 family metallopeptidase, giving the protein MRWVGILSALWIGLSNSASSQTVVWSGSDLPRVDSMCQQFQQLYTQIREESVLPDSARKIFSDIMLGLRTKFRSAEPFRLDSTHRDSLLRTAYFSFPLRNYTADAIGGRHGEGYRGKGFDLFDYNVRGSHPAQDIFIVDRDQDCIDDHTDRPADVLAMTSGVVLAIETAWTPGQEYRGGNWIWIYDPILDGLWYYAHNNAVLVRPGDWVQSGQKISEVGRTGYNAYATRSPTHLHLMYLQIQEDGLPIPRNPYSWLLSARNF